The stretch of DNA GGCCCAGGACGTCGGGTTCTCAGTCCGAAAACCGGGGTTCGACTCCCCGTGGGGGTATATGTTCATTTGTACAGTACTCGCAAGAACTTGCAAGTGCAAGGAGCGCCTCACCCTCTGAAGATGAGGCGTTAACTCAATAGAGCGAGCACTTCGATCCGCACCGCTGCCGTCAGGGCGGCCCATGCAGCAATTACCTGCTGCAAATCACGGTCAAGATGAGAGATGCTTTCCGCTGCACCGTTATTTGCACCGCCGATTTCCTGTGCCGTTGAAATTTCCGCTGGTTCCGTGGTATGTTCGACTTCCCGTGGTACTCTTCTTCCAGCGGGTGCGGCGAGACATTAGGAGCATAAGCTTGAATTGTCGCCCTTATCAGCCCGGTGACGAACACGGCATTTTTGATTTGTACCGCGCGGTGTTTCAGCTCGAAATGACGCCCGAGCATTGGCATTGGTTTTTTCAATCTTCGCCCGACGGGCCGGCCGCCATTTCGGTCATGGAAAGCGGCGGCCGCTTGGTGGGACACTATGCCGTGCTGCCGCGCGGTTTTTGGTTTGAACAGCGGCGAGGCATCGCAGGCCTTGCGGCAGGTGCCATGTTGTTGCCCGAGGCACGCAGCGTGCCGGCGCTGGTGCAACTGGCAAAATTAGCATACGAAATTGCCCGGCAGCGCGGCATGACGTGGCTGTATGCTTTTCCGAGAGATGATTCGCATGCCGTGCATTGCAAGCTGCTGGGTTGGAAAGCGATGCCAAAAATCGTGGAATGGGATGGGGCGCTGCCCAGGGGCCACGCCGACTCTGCCAAAAACGTGCATGTTTGGCGGCAGATGCCAGCCGATTTGGATTTTAACGATTTGAATCCGGCAGGCGACGTTCGCGCCATTTGCGGTTTGCGTTCCACGGACTGGTTACGTTGGCGATTTTTCGACCGCCCCGGGGGCGAATATGTGTTGCATACGATTGCGGACGGAAGGAAGGCAACCGCGTACGCCGTGACCAAACGTTACCAACGGGACGGAGTGCGGTATGGACATTTGCTCGATTGGCGCAGCACGCCCGCAGCGACGAAGGACAGCGAGGGGCTTTTGGCGTCGGTGTGGCGTCAACTGGCCGACGATTGGCAGGTCGAGCGGGTTTCGACCTGGGCCAAAGGAAGAAGCGTACTGGGCGCGGTTTTGGCTGGCGCAGGGTTAACGCTTACAGGACGGAACAGTAATTTCTGCTATTTCGATGTGGCGGGCGTTTACAACGAATTCGTGGAAGATTCGGCCTGGCAGCTTGAGATGGCTGACAGCGATATATACTAGAAGTGGTGCTGAGCGAGTGGCAAAAAAGCCCGCCGATCGTCCTTAAGTGCCCAGCCACGACCTCCGGAGATGGTTCGCGTGATCATTCCTCGCCCCGTAGGGCTGATTGTTAAAAGAGTGCAAGATGCCGTGTTCTCGGCGGTGTGTTTGTTACTGTGCTCACCGTTTTTGCTGCTGATTGCCGCGGCCATTAAACTGACGTCGAAGGGACCCATTTTTTTTCGGCAGGAGCGGCTAGGCTATCGAGGAAAAACATTTTCTATTTTCAAGTTCCGAACCATGGTGCAAGATGCGGAGCGAACGGGCAATATTGTGCACGTTAGCGATCCGCGAATCACGGGGCTGGGTTGGTATTTGCGGCAGTACCGGATCGACGAAATCCCTCAATTTTTGAACGTGCTGCGGGGCGAAATGAGCATTGTCGGACCACGGCCACTGGTTCCCAATTTCGCTCACTTTTGGACCGCTGAAGAGCGGCGTCGCCTGGACATGCCCCCCGGCCTGACCGGCTGGCAACAGGTTAACGGAGCAGCCACGCACAGTTGGGATGAACGGGTGGCCCAGGATATTTGGTACGTCGACCATTGGAGTTTGTGGCTGGACTTCAAGATTATGTTCCGCACTCCCTGGGTGGTGTTGCGGGCCAATACGGTATACGGGAAAGATGGCCAGCAGTTGAGCGCGATTCCCACACAAGCCTTGTCGTCGGTTCCATTGCCCGCCTCTTCGTCGGAGTCCCAGGAAGAAAAAAAATAAATATGACCCGCGTCGGCGATGAAATCGATCACCTTCACTCCTGAACATCAACTGGCCTTCGCTCAACTTTCGGGCGACTACAACCCGTTGCATTTGGATGCGCTGGCTGCGCGCAGGCTGATGTACGGCGCGCCGGTCGTGCATGGCATCCATTCTTTGTTGTGGGCGTTGGATGTGTGGCTGGAAAAGCAACCGGACCAAATAGAGCTGCGATGGTTAAAAGTCGCTTTTCCCAAAGCGCTGCCTGTGGGTGTGGAATCGCAGGTAACGGTCACGCCGTTGAGCGACCGGCAGGTAAGAATTGAAGTGACGAGTGAGCAATCGATGGTGACCAGCATCGATTGCGAGTGGGCCAAATCCGAACGTGCATTCGCCGGCATCGTGGAGCCTAGCTTTCCGGAAAGGCGGACTCCGCGGGCATTGTCATTGGATGAAATTGCCAATCAGACGGGCGAGGTAACGCTGTACTTCAACCCGATGGCCGGCGCCCGAATGTTTCCAAACTTGGCAAGGTGTGTATCGCCGGTCACGATTGCGGTTTTGCTGGCTTCTACGCGATTGGTGGCAGAGGAGTGCCCTGGGTTGCATTCCGTTTTTTCGGAACTTACTTTGACAGCCCGAGATGGTCGCGATAGCTGCCCACTGCATTATGGAGTGACGAAGCTTGAGAAACGCTTTGGCCTGGTTGTGATGAACTTCACCGCGCCCGGCCTGACGGGGGTGATTAAGGCGTTTATTCGTCCGCCGCCGCAGCGACAGGCCAGCTTTGCGCAGCTGAAACCGTTGGTGCAGCGAGATGAGTTTTCCGGACAACGAGCGTTGGTAGTGGGTGGCTCGCGCGGGTTGGGGGAAGTGACGGCCAAACTGTTAGCAGCCGGCGGCGCGGAGGTGAAAATTACTTATCATCAAGGCCGCGCCGAGGCACTGCACGTGGTGGAGGAGATTGTTTCCGGCGGCGGCGCGGCGGCGATGCTGCAGGTCAATGTGTTGAACGCTCTGCAAAATGAGCTGGCCGCATCGCTGGAAAATTGGAAACCAACGCATTTGTACTATTTTGCCACGCCGTTCATTTTTTCAGGCAGCAAG from Pirellulales bacterium encodes:
- a CDS encoding GNAT family N-acetyltransferase, producing the protein MNCRPYQPGDEHGIFDLYRAVFQLEMTPEHWHWFFQSSPDGPAAISVMESGGRLVGHYAVLPRGFWFEQRRGIAGLAAGAMLLPEARSVPALVQLAKLAYEIARQRGMTWLYAFPRDDSHAVHCKLLGWKAMPKIVEWDGALPRGHADSAKNVHVWRQMPADLDFNDLNPAGDVRAICGLRSTDWLRWRFFDRPGGEYVLHTIADGRKATAYAVTKRYQRDGVRYGHLLDWRSTPAATKDSEGLLASVWRQLADDWQVERVSTWAKGRSVLGAVLAGAGLTLTGRNSNFCYFDVAGVYNEFVEDSAWQLEMADSDIY
- a CDS encoding sugar transferase, which translates into the protein MIIPRPVGLIVKRVQDAVFSAVCLLLCSPFLLLIAAAIKLTSKGPIFFRQERLGYRGKTFSIFKFRTMVQDAERTGNIVHVSDPRITGLGWYLRQYRIDEIPQFLNVLRGEMSIVGPRPLVPNFAHFWTAEERRRLDMPPGLTGWQQVNGAATHSWDERVAQDIWYVDHWSLWLDFKIMFRTPWVVLRANTVYGKDGQQLSAIPTQALSSVPLPASSSESQEEKK
- a CDS encoding SDR family NAD(P)-dependent oxidoreductase — translated: MKSITFTPEHQLAFAQLSGDYNPLHLDALAARRLMYGAPVVHGIHSLLWALDVWLEKQPDQIELRWLKVAFPKALPVGVESQVTVTPLSDRQVRIEVTSEQSMVTSIDCEWAKSERAFAGIVEPSFPERRTPRALSLDEIANQTGEVTLYFNPMAGARMFPNLARCVSPVTIAVLLASTRLVAEECPGLHSVFSELTLTARDGRDSCPLHYGVTKLEKRFGLVVMNFTAPGLTGVIKAFIRPPPQRQASFAQLKPLVQRDEFSGQRALVVGGSRGLGEVTAKLLAAGGAEVKITYHQGRAEALHVVEEIVSGGGAAAMLQVNVLNALQNELAASLENWKPTHLYYFATPFIFSGSKGVFSASLFQKFCDYYLTGFLNVLNPLKGLGLRKVFHPSSVAVDELPADMSEYAAAKMAAEMLCQSLEKNRKAGLTIYKPRLPRLGTDQTATFLPVKNADPAPVMLEHLRAFRVM